CTAACAGTCCTATtgagtcattttaaaaatacatttgattattttcaaattcatgtgtttcattattttaattttctgtgggACGAGTTAGCAGGGTGGGCAGATTTGAGCAGGTGAGGACTGAAGACTGGAACAGGAGGTTTGGCCACAGCGCTGTGAGAGCTGCTGAAATAATCGCGGGCAGCCCTGACTGATACATCCTGTCATGGTCCCTCTGTCCTCGTTAGTCTGACCTCCCATTTCTGTCTACCTCTCCTTTCTTGTatcctggtgtgtgtgtgtgtgtgtgtgtgtgtgtgtgtgtgtgtgtgtgtgtgtgtgtgtgtgtgtgtgtgtgtgtgtgtgtgtgtgtgtgtgttggtattTGTGCAGTGGCAGGACTCAGTCCAGGTTCCCACCTTCTGGTAATCACAAACACGTCTTTGATGACCTATTTGGAGCAAATATTTAAGGAAGTGGCTGAGCTTCGGTCTTCAGTTACTGAAGCACGGCTCCTTATATCCATGTTTGTGCAACTTGCCTTTGAATGGGAAACACTTAGTAACTACATCCCTTTGGTTGGAGAAGCCCGTGCTGGAGAGCAGTGAGCTGTTTTGTGTTCTTGGGAAAGAAGAATCTATATCGGTGTGGATTTCTGCAACCCTGAACTGTTTGAGAGAGTCTTGTGTTTGAGTCCGGTCTGATTTTGATCCTTAACAACATATTGTGCACTTAGTAGGAAGCACAGGTAATAAACCATGTCATTGCATCAAAAAGCCAGTTGTTTGGAtttaaaaaacatcaaactgaAAATAAGTCTCTCGTGCACGTtgcaaacaacatgaaaagTCAAGCAGAATTTGTGTAAATTACCTGCCACTCATGATCAATAAGCTGCTGTGGACTTTTACTGCGCAGACAGTCTATTATCTCAGTGTCATTGCCTCCGTTGCAACCGACGAACTTTGCTAGCTGTGTGGCACGTCTGCGGGCTTCAGCGGGACTCACTGAGGCCCAGGGGCAGTTGGGGACCCCACTCTGGAGGATGGCTCTAGTGAAAGTGGGTCGGCTGTCTGGAGACAACAGGTGGAATCCTACTGAAGCTCCACCAGCACTCTCGCCAAAGATCGTCACCTGTTTCACAGAGAACAATTAGAAAACTGAATCAAAACAGGCTCATATGAATTCTAGCGTAAAAGAGGCTAGACAAATaaagcacagagaaacacaccTGTTTAGGGTTTCCACCAAAGAAATGGATGTTGTCTTGTACCCACTGCAGCGCCATCCTCTGGTCAAGGAGGCCGACATTCCCAGGAGCCTCGGAGGAGCCGTGCAGAGCCAGGAAGCCGAAAGCACCGATCCGGTAGTTCATCGAAACCACAATGACTGTCTCGCTGTGAGCGAGGTAACGACCATCATACACATCCAGAGAAGAAGATCCACTGTAGAACCCTGGAAACGTGAAATATCACAACGCAGCATTAACCTACAATATTAGAGCGTACTACAACAATTCAACACTGTTATTCAAGCAGTTTAAAGATTTGAATTCCCAGCGTAATATCCTCAATCCTTCTACATAAAGAATAATCTGACAGACGATCAATGTTCTAATGGAATATATCAGGAACGGCTAACCCAGCGCTCCAGTGACAATAGGAGTGATATTCCCAGTATGTTTTGTGAATTCTTAAGTACCTCCACCATAGATCCACACCATGACAGTGAGGTTGTGAGGTCTGGGTGAGGAGGGCACCCAGACATTGAGGTAGAGGCAGTCCTCATTCATCTCTCTGTTAGGATTCCACATCTCACTGCCCTGGAAGCCTGGGAATGCTGTGTCCACATACTGATAGCACGCGTTGGGGTATTCCTTGGCTTCGAGCACTCCAGTCCACGGACGTTTGGGTTCCGCAGGACGGAAGCGGCGGTTCCCCAATGGGGGCTCAGCAAAGGGGATGCCCAGAAAAGCAGTTATGTAGCTTTGATCCGGCACCAGCTGGCGGATGCCTCGAACTCGACCGGTACGTGTCTGAACAACCAGGTCTCCATCGTTCTGGGAGAAGCAGACTGGGATGATGAAAGACAGGAGGAAGATCGAGGAGAAGAGAGGAACCACAGTGGGCTGCATCTTTGTATGCGAATACGGTCTGTGTATCTGAAGCAGATGTCGTGACTCTTTCATCAGACAAGGATGGCAGGGTATGCTCTGTGTACGCTCAGATCTACAGAGAAGACAGGGAGAgagtaatgtgattacagtacAGGAGAGGACGGAGAACAGGCAGGAGGGAGAAATGAGATGAGAAAAGACACTAGAAGTATGGAAGTTTCACCAGTGTGGATTGAAGATTTGACAGGACAGAATCAAATAGAATcatatgcaataaaataaataatcatcTCAAGGGTGGATTGAATGCTCTATCTTTAGCAACTAGTTAACCTATGTGAGACTTTCTCAGTGCGTGTACACGTCAGGTGTAGTTTATCAGTGTGCAGCATGGCCAGCGTCGATGTGTTGTCCTGCTGCAGCTTCTGAGAAAAGACTTATTAAATATTCaacacaacacagagacaacagcagccTGACAGAGTCCGAGCTTCACCAGAATATAAAGCTTTTTGTTCTGTTACAGCAGATTAAAAAGCTAATATTTCAAATCTGCTTATGTTTAATAGTGGCTAAAATTTGCAGGATAAATGTGTCTATGAATATCAATATACTAAGAAGTGTATATCATGTTTTTGGTGAAGGACTGAATGTAATTACACTTAGTTGGTAGCaaacattaatatattttacaGCTCCAGAATAAGAAGATCTGTAACTGCCACTATAATGATGCTGGTTGGGTTTGGTGGGTTTCTGTGCTAATAttataaagacataaaaacaataTTGGGAACAAGATTTTGTGAAAATGTTCCACTGGTCTACTAACAGTCTGCTAAATTAGAATTACAGACACAGTTAATTAAGAGCAGTCCACATTAGCATGTGAAAAACAAGATACGGCATTCAAATCAAGTGTAAGCTAAGTGAGGAGTGATGAGGGGGAACTCTTTCTCCTCCCGGATACAACCGACACCCAATAGAAtcaaatgcaataaaataaaagatttaggctacgtccacacgtacacgggtagttctgaaaacggagattttccgttttggttttttaaaaatcccgtccacacgtgcatttcaaatgttaataactAAAGACGGTAGTTTGGCTGTTGTGTAGACTCACAACTTAGGAATGAACAAAGTGCATAGAGCATACataaatttaatattttacaaattaaatttattcAAAATCAATGTCGGGATTTGGGTTGTGAGAGCGTCTGTGTTGAATGTAGAAGCCGCGTCTGACTCTGACGCGTCtgtctttctaaatggagggacagtaactgtgtgtgcatgtgtgagtgtgtaaaaactgcaTAGTCAGATTAccagcaacagtattttgtctccatCCACCATTGTAGAAATTAATCTcgtgtaaacaataacgtggcgcacagcgtcaCGTCAAAAacggcgcacacctttgacatCGTGTGACTAAACCTctgttttcctcgtccacacgtaaacgtaaaaactgagtttttaagaatctctgttttcagtgacccaaaacgccgtttacgtgttgacgaaaggcTCAAACATAGAAAGatctgtgttttcaaaaatacccgtgtacgtgtggacgtagccttagaaACATTACAAACTATTCCACCACATCTCACTATATGACCTTAgcatatatatgaatatatggATCTCCTCGTTAAAGGACGGGCTAATTGGAACAAACCTTTGCATGAACATTATTCAACATATGTCACTTGTACGTAACTTAATGGTCACCAAAATCTGGATCACCTTAAACGCTGAATGAAAATTTTGAAACAGCACTACAGGTCTGGCAGAATCCACCCACAGGGGAGATTTCAAACATATGAacttattttggatttttcttttaaaaaggattcagttcagtttttatttatatagcactaaatcacaacaacagtttgctCAAGGTGCTAAATgggacaaaataaaatatttaataatgataaaaaagtttatttatatacttAATATGACACATAGGACCTGCAAGGAGTGTCATAATAAAGTTAAACCATCAGACAGCAACATGAGGTTACTATCATGTCtgaggatacttgacatgcagattGAAAGGCTGGGTAGtcggtgacctgctctaccacctgaggtACAAACACTTAATACCTGGATTAATCACAGGCATATAAGCGAGTCTATCCTGAAAGGAGGCTCATGCACCTCAAATTGCTCAGGTCATGACAGAGAGAATCTTTAGCACTGTTATCAGGAAATGGGAACATCATCTAAAGATAAGAGCAAGCCTCACTCAGAGTGCAATCGTGAGTTCATGACCTGAACCATCTGTAAACTTTGTTAACTTGTTATTTTGgactggaaaaaaatattattattttctgtttaaatacTAATAGCACTTTACTTTGTAttacttaatatttttatttattcgaATTTTATTCTGACAGTCCTATTGAGTAATGTTTCTTTGCTCATTATTTTAATGTGACAATGTTGGAATACAAAGGGCCATCCTCAAACGTTTCCCACAAATCTGGCAGCATGAAATCGTCCcaaatgtcttggtatgctgaagcattaagagttcccTCCACTGGAACTAAGAGGCCAAGCCCGACTCCTAAAAAACAACCGCACAGCATAATCCCCCACCACCAAACCttacacttggcacaatgcagtcagacCAGTACTGTTCTCCTGGCAACCTCCAAACCCAGCCTGCTTTACAGTTGTAGGATATAAATGACAAATACTGTCAACTGCTGgtgctacccctcagcctcctagtacACACAGCTATtatatcaatttgaaaatcctataTCACCACCTTCTCAAATGATGTCATTCAttagattttcagaaaacttgacgtCTGGCCTTGAGCGTGAGGTGAAAGTCACCGGGAGTCCAACTCATCCGAGATTTGTAGTAAATACATCTGTGGTGTAAACTAGAAAATCCCAGGTGGCCGGGGAGGGCGAGCAGCAGCAATCATCCACTCGGCCTTATTAATCAACCATAAACCCAGAAGTTTGAACTCATTTCAAAGTTAAACTCTTGTCAGAAAACTCAAAAAGCTCTTTTATTTCTTGTCATCTACCGCTTGCACAATTTTGAACATGGTAGCAAATTTCTAgctaaccagttaaaaataaagaaaacaaagactttCCTGTGAACACAGTGTATGACCCTGaaagaataaacaacatttttaggggtttttttataTACAAATTTAGCAAACAATGACTACATAACACAATAACTATGCACTCTAAACACACGAAATCAAAAATCTCTCAGATCTAAAGACTCACTATTAAAATCACCGTTCTTGATTTTGAAGCCACTCCCACAACGTCCTCTTTTCTTCCCGAGCCACCAAATGAAACGTGTTCCCATATAATCTTGTGATTGGCTAttgtggtgcatttttccactgacaggtgaggagAAGTCACAGGTTCTTTTactgtgtccttaaaaaacatttttatagtttCTTCCTGCATTAAAAGTGACCCGACACAAATTAGAAAGTGGTTTGTAGTTTGAACTGAGCACAGACTCAGCAGGGTGTGTTTGGCTGCTACATCATCTTAAATGAGTAAGTGATATGTACATACCGGTGCATCCATCAACTCTAGAGGGTCAACAATGTTATTTTTACTGTAGATTATAcaatcttttttttacatttttagtcTTTACTGTGCAGCTGTAGGACAGCAAGTCCTCCTGCAGGATCACGACTAAAGTCTGTGTTTTCAAACTTACACATGTTCCTCGTGTCTTTCCAGCTCAGTCACACCAAGTTTCCACTGTGATGGAGGGAAAGTTATTTTCTATCTCCACACAGACATTTGAAGACCCTCATAGCTAAGCCACAAAGGCTGAGACAGGTGTTTGGTCACACGGGCCACTATAAAAAGGCATCAAAGTAAAACCCTAGTAAATGCCACACCGTCTGCTGGATTAATGGGGCTCTGGGTTTATACTAGAAATGCATCTCCTCATAGCTAGAAACTTAATAACCATTTGTGAAAATAGCATTCAGGAATTTGTGGAATTAGAATGGAAAGAGGATATTGGTTTCTAATGGTCAGAgaacattaaatttaataaactcaaAGACTTTTTATTGTGCTTCATATTGCAAAAATGGAAACCTGGCAACCCGCCCTGGTTGTACTCTACCGCTCACCCGGGTCAGTTCACCTGGTGCCAAACGACTTAAGCTAACCTAGAGCTTGACAACAAATGTAGCTAGTTTGTTGTattaatgtttaattattttaaaaatgtaacaacacATCCTGTACTGTAACAGTTTCAACGAATGCTTTCATTTAAAGCTGCTAAAAGTGATACGATGGCAGCATTTTGAGCCCAGGCCTCATTTTTGGTGGTTTCTGTGTAACTGATGCAGCCCTGCACCTTTTATTGCAGGTGACTGGGCTCAAGTGAAAGGTGACACTTCTTTCTTTATACTGAGGAAGAGTGCTCAGAAATAGTATTCATGCACTCAAGTATCGCCCCACTCCTCCACCTGTGTGACAGATATCCTTTATTCCTTACAGTCTAAGTTTCTGTCTCCAGCCTGACTGGTGTGTGGCAACTGTGTGCAGCCACTGTAGCACAACTATTCATCtcaattttatatataaaacaccaaatcacaacaacagtcacctcagggcactttatactgtaaggtaaagacccaatAATAATGCAGAGAGAACCCCAACCATCACTCGATCCCCTCTgagtgaggaggaagaaaagctcTGGGaaaaccagactcagggaggggcgacCATCTGCCGTGACCGGTTTGGGGTGAAGGGAGGAAGACGGAACAAAAGGCGCAgcgtggaagagagacagagattaataataactaatgattaaatgcagaatggtgtataaacacagagtgagtaagaagaaacactcagtgcacaGTCATCTGCAGCCTGGACCTATTGCAGCATcgctaagggaggattcagggtcacctgatccaacccaattatatgctttagcaaaaagagAAGTATAAAAGTAGAGAGGATGCCTGTCTCTCGAATCCTGACTGGCAGCTGGTTTCTGCAGAAGAGACTCTGAAAGCTCTGCctcctgttttacttttaaaaacccGGAAGCCACAACTAAGACGAAGTGCTCTAACGGGGTTATACGATACTATGAGTTTTACTAAAGTAAACATAAAACGTGTCAGGGCCCCAAGGTTGTCaaatttattcatatagcacatTGACCAAGGTGCTGTACATTTAAGATTATCaaaagagataaaaacaaaGGAAGACATGGTAAAAGTTAAGAAACAAGAATCATAAAATTAGAAGATCTGAGtgagaaataagataaataaaagcAGTACCAACTGattctgatttaaaagccaAAGAATAAAAGTGGGTTTTGAAAGTGTTGGGGAGGTCCTGATGTGAGGGAGCAGTCACAGCAGACCTCGGACAGCCAGGAGCATCTGATCCACAGACCTCAGTGATCTTGCAGGAGTGGACCAATTTAACAGATCAGAAAGGTCTGAGGGTGCTAACCCGTGCAACGCctcaaaaacaaataataaaatcttaaaattaaTTCAAAACCTAACTGGCAGCCAGTGTAAGGATGCCAGTATGGGAGATATGTGGTCTCACTTCCCAGTTAGTAACCGTGCAGCAGCGTTTTGGACCAGCTGCAGTCGGCTACCTGATGACAGGCTAACACCAGAGTAAAGACTATTACAGTCGTTGAGGCGAGAtgaaatgaaggcatgaacAGCTCTGAAACAGAGAAATGGCTTCACTTTAGcaagaagatgaaagaaactggtcTTCACTACAGTATTGATCTGTTTATCAAACGTTAGATTAGAGTCAAAAATCACTCCAACGTTCCTCTTAAATTCCTCCAAACAATCCAGACGACTCACAGATCTACGTTTCAGTGGCAGGTAAATCTGTGATCGTCTGCATAACAATGGATTCTTGTGTTTTAATTACATTACAATTCTAGTGTTGAGTTTTGGATCATGTCTGGATTCACTGACATGTCGGAACTGACTGATAAATAATAGTTAGCAGTGCTTGTTGTGGTTCCTTATAAATAACTGGAGTGCTGCTTCATTTCTGTCCTCTCCATTATTCTGTTTTCTTCCACACATTTTCCGCTCCTGCGCGTTTGATCTTATGATTATAAATTTAAttctgaaaatgtgtttatgaCACATGTGGTGTCTTTTAGAGCTAATGCTAAAACTAGTTTTATTTAcactactgtgcaaaagtctcgagtcacccttcatttctttatatttcccTTCCAAGGAGACAGACTTTCTTGTCTTGAACAACTGTTCTCCAGCATTTATTTCAGCATTAAGCCGTTTCACACTGTGCTGTGAATATTTcagatgtataaaaaaaaatcacctaacATCAGAGGctgaatgttgtgtttaaaaatagcagaaaactgcaaaaaaaaaacacatttaaattgtgttttaaggCACCCTGCTACAAGCAGACTGTTACAAAAAGAATGtaatttgtttccatttctttaaTAGTATCTATGAAAATTATTGATAACACAGTTCAACAggcataaaatataaaaattaacacaaaatttgtGATTTTCAGAGAACTATTAGGTGAAAACATCTCAGCATGCTGTGCAGAAATTCATGTCCTGCCTCCAGCTCTATACCCAGTATGTCGGCTTCACTGTTCATTACTTCCTGTAGTTTCTCTATAATTTGGATGCTAACTAGTAATCACTGTTTTGTGTCGCTCCAATCAGCCACAGAACTTTGGAGTTGTACGAATTGCTCTCTTTTCTTcatctatccattttcttaatTATTCATTCTCCTCAGGTTTGTGCAGCTGTCACTGGGCAAAAC
The sequence above is a segment of the Oreochromis aureus strain Israel breed Guangdong linkage group 3, ZZ_aureus, whole genome shotgun sequence genome. Coding sequences within it:
- the ache gene encoding acetylcholinesterase — encoded protein: MKESRHLLQIHRPYSHTKMQPTVVPLFSSIFLLSFIIPVCFSQNDGDLVVQTRTGRVRGIRQLVPDQSYITAFLGIPFAEPPLGNRRFRPAEPKRPWTGVLEAKEYPNACYQYVDTAFPGFQGSEMWNPNREMNEDCLYLNVWVPSSPRPHNLTVMVWIYGGGFYSGSSSLDVYDGRYLAHSETVIVVSMNYRIGAFGFLALHGSSEAPGNVGLLDQRMALQWVQDNIHFFGGNPKQVTIFGESAGGASVGFHLLSPDSRPTFTRAILQSGVPNCPWASVSPAEARRRATQLAKFVGCNGGNDTEIIDCLRSKSPQQLIDHEWQVLPWSALFRFSFVPVVDGEFLPDTPEAMLNSGNFKDTQILLGVNQNEGSYFLLYGAPGFSKDNDSLISREDFLESVRLSVPHANDIGLEAVVLQYTDWMDENNEIKNRDAMDDIVGDHNVICPLAHFARSYAQHNALKANVGGMNFGGVNSGNSQGGVYLYLFDHRASNLAWPEWMGVIHGYEIEFVFGLPLVKRLNYTRDEEKLSRRMMKYWANFARTGNPNDVQGDRGKRWPVFTVSEQKHVGLNTESLKIHKGLRNQMCAFWNRFLPRLLNITDNIDEAERQWKVEFHRWSSYMMHWKSQFDHYSKQERCTDL